accgaccgatgcaCACCCCTAATGATAACTGTATCCAAAACAACGCAGAATGGAATATGGAATCATTAATGCAGGAGATGATGAAAGACTTTCCACAAGACCCAGATGGCTAAATGATTTTGTGACAGCTTCTATATACTATGTTAATCCTGGTATATCCCCCAATACTGCCGTAGGTAATTTCTCTAATCACCAATCTTTTTTTACCTCTAAATCTATCTTTGCACCTCATTACTTGAGCTTTGTGGCAAATGTATCTATGAATCATGAACCAAAGTCCTACCTTCAAGTAAAAGGGGACAGCAAATAGGTGCAAGTCATGCAAGATGAACTGAATGCCTTAGAACTAAACAACACCTGGTACGTAACTACTATACCAAAAGGAAAAAAGGTCATTGCTTTTAAATGGATCTACCGGATCAAACATAAACCAAATAGATCCGTTAATAAGTTTAAAGCCAAATTGGTAGCCAAAGGCTTTAACCAACTGCCTGGGGTTGATTACATTGATAGTATTTTTCCAGTAgccgaacaccctcaatggtatccacacgaacgtcttttacccttctagagtgctagctctctcaaagatggataaactatgtgcttatccaatctgcagctcaaaacaatttctccaaaaaaaaaaaaaacattacccCCACAATTCGCAGTAGGAGTTTTATACGTTTtaagtctttttattttcacataattcTTTTCGCAAAAGAGTTGTATTTATCACccctatcacaatctcgcagatacgcaaatatcttatgtgacaGTTTGTTTTGATAAGCAAAACTAAAAATCTTTTATCTATAACAGTTATAGATAGActgtagatcttttaaatattattatcttataataataattaatattaataataataatatctttattattattaattatactaatgagcttttagcccattaatatagcgcatcaataacgttcttttgtgtgtgacccaataggctcatattaattggcaataggttcagtcccacaagacccataaatcataagcggcctctagcaagacattatgactaaccaattaatatgaggattgatagtccgataaatcctaataaatagaacatgtattaattctTTTGTtatacgatatctagtttgaacataagtcatgatcaatatcaaacttataatgttcaaacttgtgatttctcgatctctaagtagactgataaaatcaaatgatattgatcacactatcaattcatttgagtacggtcatgcatttctcagtctcacttatcgaaggGCCCAAaaaatatctctctcaaagagagggataaattctatcttgattgttcaatatcctctacataatttctatcatactcaatcataacctttataattgtccgattaaagacaatgtttgattatgtcaaaacataacagtccttatgttggaaattatgacaatctcaaattaaaggattaagacataactattttgaaattcacttaTGATAATAACCCATGCAGTAATTTCAatacgggtccatccaatactttgttctctaacaaatatatatgattattgaattatatcaacatatacataatcatcttatgattatcaatcaataatcatactagttatattttattattatcaatataataataagtaatcaatgatattaattattattatgtaacatgcaaacaaataataatgataataaaacctctttttattaataaccaaaatgacatacaaaaagtcCAAGATAATGGTTTAGGGTAAATACAATAATACCAAACTAGTTACCGTAAGAATGTTTATGGCCATAGCCATTGCTAAGAACGGGCTAATACACCAACCCATTTACACTGGCATGTCAAAGAAGACTTATATATACTACCACCAGAAAGTTATGATAAAGCTCAACTAGGACATGTATGTAAGCTAATTAAGAGCATCTACGGCCTAAAACAAGCAGGGAGAATATGAAATAACGAACTCACCAACTGTTTGAAGCACTATGGGTTCAACCAATCTACTCTCGATCACTGCTTATTCATAATATCACAAAGCAACAAATTTTTAGTCTTGcttttttatgttgatgatatactCATAACAGGGCAATCAGAAGAAGACATATCAAATATAAAAGCTTACCTGGATGGACTCTTCACAATTAAATATTTGGGATATGTTAGATATTTCCTGGGGCTGGAAGTCGCTCATCCTGAAACTGGTCTTTTCCTTAACCAAAAGAATATATGTTAAACATTCTCTAAGATAGTGGATTCACACATGCTAAATCGTCCAACTTTTCTTGACCACAAGGACTCAAATTAGACAATGAGTTTGGACCAGTTTTGATAGACCTGGATAGGTATTGAAAATTAATAGGCAAACTACTTTACCTCGGTTTTTCCATGCTAGACATCTCTTACACAATACAACAACTCAGTCAATTCATACAGCAACTACGCCAACAACACTAGGATGCAACCCTTCATATACTTCATTACTTGAAAGGTTGTCTAACATGGGGTTTATTTTTTTCAGCCCAAAATAAATTCAAGATCCGAGCTTTCTCTAACGCAAATTGGGCATCTTGCCCAATGACCAGAAAATCTCTCACCGATTACTGTATTTTTCTTAGAGAGTCATTGATATCctgaaaaactaaaaaatagaaCACCATTAACATATCTTTCACAAAAGCTGAGTATCGAAGGATGGCGATTACAGTATGTGAACTTTAATGGATCACTTATCTGTTAAAAGGAGTTTAGTATATAGCCGGAGCTCCCCATCCCTTCGCACTGCGATAACCAAGCAGCTCAATATATAGCAGCAAACCCCGTGTTCTGCGAAAGAATGAAGCATGTGGACATCGATTGCCACCTTGTCGTGATCAACTCTCCAAAGGCTTTATTTCAATAGTACATGTACCATTCTGCCAACAGATTGTTGATCTATTTATCAAGCCCTTCAACACGGCGCAATTCCAAAATCTCCTCCTCAAGATGAAATTACCTAAAATTAAGGTATTTCCATCTTGCGGAGGGCTAAAGAGATAAAAGTTGATTCCATACAAAATGACACCGCAAAAGAAAAGTGAGTAGCATAAAAATCAAAGGGAAATAAATGATgtcatggaaaaaaaaaatgaaaccaCGACATTTTATTTATAAGTGCAACTTTTACTGAATACTTCTAAAATGATGTAGAAAATTTCAGTTTGTTAGTTTGTTGAGTTTTTATTACTTCCTCTCAAACCATGTATAAAATATCCATTCACAATTATaagaattctttttttttttttttctctaaaccTACACTTACTGTCAGAGgtgttaagaaaaaaaattattttaattatatttattatattttcttaaattatacATGGTTGCATTATACTATGATGAGGGTGGGTGTGAAAGAAAGACTAGTCTACATTTCCGACTAAAAATAGAATTaagaataaaaagagagaagacTTATGAGTGAGAGATTATATTGGACTTGGAATTTGTGAATTGTGGAAAGCGTAGTAATCAATGGCGGTCTGTTTCCACTTTCCACCATTACATCGAGTGCATGCAACTCTTCCATGAAGGGAGCTGAACTTGGACATCGGTCTTCTCCGATTCAGTTTTACATCTAATTTATGAaatgaaattattatatatatttctcaTAACTTAAGCAAGGTActtggtgtttttttttttccttgtggTTGGGCCCTTCATCCTTTCGTTGGAGAGTTTTAATACTGGACCTTTTATGGGCCTCTTTCTTGTAAACCTCAGCCGTATTTTGTTAATTACTTTGTAATTGGACATTAGGCTTTATTCTCCCAGCCTCTAATTAtcttttcaaaaagaaaatattagatGAGAAAAtggatgaaaattttttttatctaatttttatgGATAGTGaaactcaaaattaaaaaagaaataaattctaAATTCACTTtaactttcattttctttcctcCCCAAAatttctctttaaaaaaaatttgtatttcATATCTCAATTTTCATTTTTCCCTTAATCCAACATAATGTTAAGAAACAAGAACTCAGGCTCTGGCTCTGGCTCTGGCTCAGGCACAGAGTCTAAAAGCAAAATAGCTACGGTATCCATGCCCATGGACTCCACCCCACTTCCTCGCCCTGAACCCACCCAACCCCTCTCCCTTACTTCTTCTTCTGCCTCTAAACTTCCCGTCAAACGCAAAACCCCTCATCTCCATTCTTCCTCGCCCGCTCTCGATTTCGACTCCAAACCTCCCCCTTTCAAGTTCCACCGGATCTGGACTGAACCCGACGAGATCCGTTTTCTCCAGGGCCTTCTCGATTCCTCCTCCCATGGCCTTTCCTTCCCTCGTGACTTGCCCATTTTTTATGACAATTTCTCCAATACTATGTCCCAGCCCTACTCCAGATCCCAGCTTTCCGAGAAGCTCCGCAGATTGCGCAAGAAGTTTCGGGTCATCTCTTCTCGCCTTGCCCGCGGCCTCAGTCCTTCTCTCTTGTCCCCCCACGATTGCGCCCTTTTTGATCTCTCCAAGAAGCTCTGGAGCCCTGAATTTTCCTCCATTTCGCCTTTCGGCTGTAGCAAAATCAATTCTGGTAGTAATTTAGATGTGGGCACTAGTGCGAATTTGGTTGGAGTTCAGGTTAGTTTCTCGCCGGTTTTGCCTGTGGTTTTCTCCAATAATGACGATGACGTGAATGAATTTGGGCCGTTGGATGTGGATGATATTGATTATGGGAATGTTCCAAAGACGAGTGAAATGCATCCGGATTGTGATCATATTGAAGCACGAGAAGAGGATTCTGGATTGGCGAAGAGCGTCGTGGCTAAAAGCGTTTTGAATGTGTTTGATGAATGCCTCAAAGAGGTTCAGATGGTTCTCGCGAGAGAAAACTTGCGATATTCGGATGATTTTAAGGATTTTGAAAGCAGGTGGAGGGAGCAAAGGGTTGCAGAGATGGATGTTTTGGCTCGGCGTTTGAGGTTGGTTCTCGAGAACACTGTTAATAGGCAATCTGTATCATAACTTGTTTAGTGTAATTGGGAATTGGCTCACTGGCATTGCTTTTTTGCGTGTTGTTTCTGAATGTTCTTTTGAAAACTTGTATATTCCCTTATGTATAGTCAGTGGGCTCAAGTATTCTCTAACATTTTTGTGTAACTAATTTTTCTTAAGTAATTGATTATGCATAGATacattaataagtttaaaaggATGTTTCTTTTCCTTCTTGTTTCTCTTGTGAATTTAACAAATCTTTTTGGTGTTTGTGATATGTGGCGGTTAATCATTCAAAAGGTAATGTTGATCATTGACCCCTCAGCAAGTTTCCCAACTCTACTTAACTAAATGCTATAAGCTTCCCTTTTGCTATGCCACTATCCAAGACCTGTAGCAGTAGCTATCAAAGAGCCTGCAACCCACTACCTCTGGTGAACGTTCAATTACTCTGGTTCTTTTCAACATTTATTTGTTTACTTTTGTCATCTTCTTGAGTAATCAAACGTTAGTGGATTCTTGTGTGTTGCTGAAGAATGATagaaatagatttttttttttgaggttTAATTACAAAGAAAtagaaatgatttttttttttttctgggaaTCGTGGGTGTAATAGCAGCCTTTTGATATGGGACTCGCTCatgatttaaatattgtttaGGGAGTGAGTTGTGAGTATGATCTGTCTGAAGATGGTATTCCTTAAAGGTGAAATAGATGAGGGCAAAGGCCAAACAAAAAAGTTTACTAgatttaactaaaaaaaaacagaacaacaaagggaaaaaaaaatattgtactGGAACtaaatttctaattttatcTTAATATTTTGGTTGCTATTTTACTCGGTcagtcaaaattaaataaaaataatattttactattcatataaataaagaaaaataattttaatattttttaaaaatttattttcttactgCACCCCTCTTCTATCTTCATGGCACGGAGCACAGATGTCTCCTCTCCAGCGTGTACTCTACGGAAGCCCTAAGTTCCTCTTGAGGTGCCATCTGTTCAAGCTTCAAACTTTTATGcctataaaaacataaattttacaACAAATAGAATCTAGGATGTTTTTACAGCATTTCTCTATTAGTAATCCAGTTATAGAATGGAAAGCCTATTTGTATATGGAGAACCAGCTATGAATACTTTCTTCGTATGTCTAGATATCTTcttaaggttagatctttatATCGTTTTCCTGGTCAGTCGTTTTTGCTTGGTTGCATTTGTGTTCAAATGCACGTCCGCATATACCTGAAAATCCCTCTATCGCCTGAAAGACGTGCAGGAATCCCATATGCAGATTATTTAGTATCATTGCTCTTGTTATGCTCTAATTTTCCTGCTTGCTTTGTGCTTTAACTTTGAATTGCTTTCTCCTGATGTTAGAACTAAAACTACCTCCCACATTCAGGAGAGAAAAGGTATTCTGGGTGAGAAGCGTGAAAAAATCTCTGttaaaagaagaaaacctattaaaatttattttattagatcATAATAAACTATCATacctattaaaatttattttattagattataataaactatcattttaatattcaatttcaatatattggataaaattgaatttaatttctaaattatgGTAAAATTGATAAAGCTAAAAGGTTAGATAAATTTGTACTATCTGAAGAATCTGAATGCAGAGTTACGCGAGCATGAAAGATGGGTGTGCTCTGTGCTGGAGAAGGTTGCAGCCATCCGATTGCTTAGACATCATataaaaacaaaaaccaaactcCAAAATGTAATTGAAAGACTTATAATGCCTTGAAACTGCAATATTGCAAGTTCACAATTATGTAATACCTTTCCAAAGCAACAGATCTTGCAGATATAGTCTCAAAATCATGtaattatcttaaaaataaGATTTCAGTACATGTGTTCTATTAATATGCAGCTATGCCAGAGCAAAATTATAGCCTAATCCTTTTTTCTATGAGTATTACTACGTGTTTACTGGTAAATTCTTAGAATAGATTGTGAGGAAATCCAATTCTAAATGCCTGAAATCACATTCAGCAACTGATCTAATTGGTTTTTCTCTAAGCGATTTGGGCCTCCAAGGCTGAAATCATTACCTGTGAAACAATAGAGGGAGAGGGAACTAAAAACCCAATACAGAGGATCCAAAATATAAGCATCCATCAAAGCTTTAAGGCATCTGCTCTTTTTCTTCTAGCATGCAAAAACCATTTGGATTCGATTCTTCTTTGGGCTGATACCGTCTCTTTGCAGTTGGCTGCCTTTTTGGCTGGTCTATCTGGGAAGCACCTAATGCTGCAATCTTTTCAGGCTGTTCTCACTGATCCTATATCCGTGACCTATAAAACTCAGACTGCTTCTGAAGAATGGCAACTGCATCTGACTCTGCTTTGTTGCTTTCTTCTCCCTTTAGTTATGCATGTGAAACAAAAGATGAGTTCAAGATTGCAGAAACAGTGAAAcacaacaattttttttttttttttaaaaaaaaacctgCAAAAGTCTGTGGAAAGCGTAAAGGAATATAAATGTCCAGATAGACCGACAACTGCTAACAGAGGCTAACCAATAAATTGTGGGTTTCTATATACTCTTCCTTTCTGGTTTCTCTTGGAATATTTAGAAAACAAAGCGGAAGAAACTATGAACTGAAGAGGGAGGCATTCGACTTTCTTCCTGATAGGGCTTTGTGGTAAAGGAGTTTCTGCTTGCATTTTCAAttggaaaatttattattttgttcgTGAATTTTGTCATTATTAAATAAACAAATGAGTTAGTTCTTTTGTGTTCAGGGGATATGAATTTTTGGGTGTCGACTGTCGACGAAGTCGGCTATTTTATCAGAAGGTGGTGGCTGCCTGCCTGAAGTTCCATAGGGACATAGTCTGCTCCGTTGGTGAAGGTAAGTGGAAACAAACATGAGGGTGAGAGAAAAATAGAGATAGGGAAGtggatattattaaataaaaataataaataagtttGAAAAttgatgaatttaaaattttagaattaatttaacattagaaatattaattgaatttgaatttaaatttaaataaaatattttttaagaatactctgtttattataatttttctttatttcgaGGGGAAATTAGTTTTCCAATTAGCCAAATCATGCAGGTattttagtattaatttaattgatatataGAAAAAATGGTTGGTGATTCACACAAGATTAATCATTTCACTCAAATGGTCTCACCACCTTTCCTAAATTAAATTTagctcaaaaataaaataaatgcgtttttttaatataaaaatactataaaaaaaataataaaacgaTGAGATGAGACAATTTTCCTAATTCAATCTTTAAGAAAAAACCGTGTCCTTTGatctataataaaattaaatttaagaaattaaatataaaaataataaaaaaattaacattttatataaaaaataaagttaacaagtatttatttattatatattcagctattatcaaatttatttttataaaattagaaaagGCCAAAGGCCCGTAGACACGCCGCTTTTATCGCTCACTTTTTGAAAAACTCTCACGTGGGATGATTTTAATTTGCCTTGGATATTGTGCCTAACCCCCAATATTTACGCCATAACCCATGGTAGGGCTATGCTTAAATAATTGTGAGATATTATTAATGATCACCGGAAATACCTATATTCAATATGGTAATATCCAAATGATCCTATTTAGTCACTAATTATTTCCTAAAATGAAATAGAATTCCTATAAATATATAGGCATCAGTCTCTTGGCTTTTCTATCATTCATTCCTCAATTAGCAGTGAGAacagagaagagagaaaaatggCAACCCTCATCAAGTGCAGTTCATTCTTGCTGCTCCTTTCCTTGCttctcttcatctctttctctgGAATGGCTGAGGTATGTATGCTAAGCTTCTTTCTCAATTCCACCTTTCATTCTTTTCCTTCACTACGCTAATATGACTTGAATTGTTGTTTGATTATGAGCCTTGAAACAGAGCGCTAAGTTCCGTGGCTCAGGTATGTTTGGTGGTTTAATTTTAAGGTGGAAATTAAaagaatgtaaaaaaaaaaaaattaaaattatgttgtAATTTGTGATGACAGATTGCAAACCAAGATGTACGTATAGATGCTCAGCAACATCACACAAGaagccatgcatgttcttcTGCTTAAAATGCTGCTCAAAATGCCTGTGTGTTCCTCCTGGTACTTATGGTAATAAGCAAGTTTGTCCTTGCTACAATAATTGGAAGACCAAGGAAGGAGGTCCCAAGTGCCCTTGAAAcctctttaaaatttttaattcaatttgatgtcttagataaaagtttaattatgaTGGGGAGTTTTGTCATTACTTCTCCCATTACtatgttttctttttataaattatactaCTTATAACAAAAACTAAATTAATCcacaatattaatattaaaaattatagttaattttataaaattaaaaaaatttcttaaaacactCCGGTCTATCACCCTCTATCACCGTTGATTTTATTTCGGTATAACAACTTTCGTCAATATATCTATCATATTGCTACAACCGCATTGTAAAAATTGATAAGTCTCACTCATACACCTATCGATATTCGATTTCGACATAAGAGTTTCATCATAAAAACTGTCAAATTTATCACTTATATTATCATCGATGTTCGATTTCGACATAACAGTTCTGTCGCAAAAACTTTCGAATTTAGTGCTACTCTTCAATTGAATTACCCTGATAtctcaataatattttttagtaggactctttatca
The Manihot esculenta cultivar AM560-2 chromosome 1, M.esculenta_v8, whole genome shotgun sequence genome window above contains:
- the LOC110615972 gene encoding probable transcription factor At5g28040 isoform X2; the encoded protein is MLRNKNSGSGSGSGSGTESKSKIATVSMPMDSTPLPRPEPTQPLSLTSSSASKLPVKRKTPHLHSSSPALDFDSKPPPFKFHRIWTEPDEIRFLQGLLDSSSHGLSFPRDLPIFYDNFSNTMSQPYSRSQLSEKLRRLRKKFRVISSRLARGLSPSLLSPHDCALFDLSKKLWSPEFSSISPFGCSKINSGSNLDVGTSANLVGVQVSFSPVLPVVFSNNDDDVNEFGPLDVDDIDYGNVPKTSEMHPDCDHIEAREEDSGLAKSVVAKSVLNVFDECLKEVQMVLARENLRYSDDFKDFESRWREQRVAEMDVLARRLRLVLENTVNRQSVS
- the LOC110615972 gene encoding probable transcription factor At1g11510 isoform X1, which codes for MLRNKNSGSGSGSGSGTESKSKIATVSMPMDSTPLPRPEPTQPLSLTSSSASKLPVKRKTPHLHSSSPALDFDSKPPPFKFHRIWTEPDEIRFLQGLLDSSSHGLSFPRDLPIFYDNFSNTMSQPYSRSQLSEKLRRLRKKFRVISSRLARGLSPSLLSPHDCALFDLSKKLWSPEFSSISPFGCSKINSGSNLDVGTSANLVGVQVSFSPVLPVVFSNNDDDVNEFGPLDVDDIDYGNVPKTSEMHPDCDHIEAREEDSGLAKSVVAKSVLNVFDECLKEVQMVLARENLRYSDDFKDFESRWREQRVAEMDVLARRLRGYEFLGVDCRRSRLFYQKVVAACLKFHRDIVCSVGEGKWKQT
- the LOC110615990 gene encoding protein RSI-1; protein product: MATLIKCSSFLLLLSLLLFISFSGMAESAKFRGSDCKPRCTYRCSATSHKKPCMFFCLKCCSKCLCVPPGTYGNKQVCPCYNNWKTKEGGPKCP